A window of Spartobacteria bacterium genomic DNA:
CATGACGTCAATGATGGTATCGATGTCGCTGTCTTCTTCGATCACCGGGCCGGTTTCCACGATGTCGATGGCGAAGATACATATATCATCATCCCACTCCCTGCGTCCGCTGAAGGTGATAAGCTCCTGCATGATGGATGAAAGGATAAGGCGGCCATCAAGATCGATGTCTTTTTTGATATGGTTTGTCAGACGGTGCAGACCAAATTCTTCCTGCGCCTCATTCAGCACTTCTGTCACCCCGTCGGTGTAAAACATGAAAACATGGTCATCATGAATATCCACCATACATTCGTGATACGTGGCATTGGGAAACAGTCCCAGTGCCGGACCAATGTTTTTTTGGGTGGTTTCAAAGGGATTAAGAACATTCTTCCCCTTATGAAATACCAGCGGATTATGATGCCCGCCACAGGCAAAGGTGGCCACACCCGATGACAGGTCAAAATAGCCGCAGCAAGCCGTGGCAAAGAGTGTATCTTCGAGATGATTGAACATACAGCACAGCCGTTCATTCATTTGTGTCAGCAGTTGCGCGGGATGTGTAGCCAGGGCTGTGCAGTTGTCGAGCTGTGCACGAATAAGGGCGGTGACTAAAGCAGAACGAAC
This region includes:
- a CDS encoding serine/threonine-protein phosphatase, producing SASGASKDVLSSKEKCYFPFKIYRSVRNSEKRLHFSHVFHPCGKVGGDFYHTVSVNEHAFMIFLCDVMGHGVRSALVTALIRAQLDNCTALATHPAQLLTQMNERLCCMFNHLEDTLFATACCGYFDLSSGVATFACGGHHNPLVFHKGKNVLNPFETTQKNIGPALGLFPNATYHECMVDIHDDHVFMFYTDGVTEVLNEAQEEFGLHRLTNHIKKDIDLDGRLILSSIMQELITFSGRREWDDDICIFAIDIVETGPVIEEDSDIDTIIDVMTMLRSEHPDDSAR